One genomic window of Cellulophaga sp. Hel_I_12 includes the following:
- a CDS encoding family 20 glycosylhydrolase, producing the protein MKKKHFFGILIFMLTVLSISCGENKKKLVLNFPKTNLAEEALIPKPSSIIATNSAFGLDKNTVIYTSQTSQDFVDLGHFLSDKIAEKIQLTIPVNASPSETVERMIYINQSDSLDLKTNESYQLYITKDSIIINSKNAEGAFRGVQTLRQIIPSHSNDSITSHKMWLIPTGKISDSPNFEYRGAMLDVARHFFTVHEVKKYIDLLAYYKINYLHLHLSDDQGWRIEIKSWPKLTEVSGKTEVGGGEGGFYTQEDYSSIVHYAAKHHMTIVPEIDMPGHTNAASVAYPFLNGNGKALQPYIGMRVGFSTFDTRKDNTYSFIDDVIREIAAITPGPYFHIGGDESHVTKKNDYIYFVNKVEKIVQKHGKKMIGWDEIAQADINSNAITQFWGKEANAIKGAEKGSKILMSPAKKAYLDMQYNSLSKHGLHWAAYIPVDSAYIWSVEKFLKDLPKENILGIEAPLWSETITTMQELEYLAFPRVIGYAELGWTKDEHRNWEEYKVRLAKQAPYLEMMKVNYYPSELIDWKP; encoded by the coding sequence ATGAAAAAAAAACACTTTTTTGGCATTCTTATATTCATGCTCACGGTATTGAGCATCTCATGTGGTGAAAATAAGAAAAAGCTAGTTCTAAATTTTCCCAAAACTAATCTAGCTGAAGAAGCTCTAATTCCAAAACCATCGAGCATAATCGCTACGAATTCTGCTTTTGGCTTAGACAAAAATACGGTGATTTATACCTCTCAAACCTCTCAAGATTTTGTAGACTTGGGTCACTTTTTATCGGATAAAATTGCAGAGAAAATACAATTAACTATTCCCGTAAATGCCAGCCCTTCAGAAACGGTAGAACGTATGATTTACATCAACCAATCTGACAGCTTAGATTTAAAAACCAACGAATCATACCAATTGTACATCACCAAAGATTCTATTATCATCAATTCAAAAAATGCTGAGGGTGCATTTCGAGGGGTTCAAACCTTGCGTCAAATCATTCCTTCACATAGTAATGACAGCATCACTTCGCATAAAATGTGGTTAATCCCAACGGGTAAAATTAGCGATAGCCCTAATTTTGAATACCGAGGGGCCATGCTCGATGTAGCGCGTCATTTTTTTACCGTACATGAGGTGAAGAAGTATATTGACCTTTTGGCTTATTACAAAATAAATTACTTGCATTTACACCTATCAGACGATCAAGGCTGGCGTATTGAAATAAAATCATGGCCAAAATTAACTGAAGTATCCGGAAAAACAGAAGTTGGTGGTGGTGAAGGAGGTTTTTACACACAAGAAGATTACTCATCAATTGTTCATTATGCCGCTAAACATCATATGACTATTGTTCCTGAAATAGATATGCCAGGGCATACGAATGCTGCATCTGTAGCCTACCCGTTTTTAAATGGTAATGGTAAAGCCCTGCAACCCTATATAGGAATGCGTGTTGGTTTTAGCACTTTTGACACTAGAAAAGACAATACTTATTCCTTTATAGATGATGTGATTAGAGAAATAGCAGCGATTACTCCTGGCCCTTATTTTCATATCGGAGGTGATGAAAGTCATGTAACTAAAAAAAATGATTACATCTATTTCGTCAATAAAGTTGAAAAAATAGTTCAAAAGCACGGAAAAAAAATGATTGGTTGGGATGAAATTGCACAAGCCGATATAAATTCAAACGCCATTACACAATTTTGGGGAAAAGAAGCCAATGCCATTAAAGGCGCTGAAAAGGGATCTAAAATTTTAATGTCACCGGCTAAAAAAGCCTATTTAGATATGCAATATAATAGCCTTTCTAAGCACGGTTTGCATTGGGCTGCTTATATCCCTGTGGATAGCGCTTATATTTGGTCTGTCGAAAAATTTTTGAAAGATCTGCCAAAAGAAAATATTTTAGGCATAGAAGCACCGCTTTGGTCTGAAACTATTACCACTATGCAGGAGTTAGAATATTTGGCTTTTCCTAGAGTCATTGGGTATGCAGAATTAGGCTGGACAAAAGATGAACATAGAAATTGGGAGGAGTATAAAGTAAGACTTGCTAAGCAAGCCCCATATTTAGAAATGATGAAAGTGAACTATTATCCATCAGAATTAATAGACTGGAAGCCCTAA
- a CDS encoding GDSL-type esterase/lipase family protein — protein sequence MRFLTLILSICSLSVWSQKNPYFKNEVSSITKKYETVWNADRDAIVFTGSSSIKMWNNIPELFPDKQIINTGFGGSQAIDLLGYTDELILNYQPKKVFIYEGDNDISAKKKPKEIIKTLEQIIAKIKNQNKATSIIIISAKPSISRYHLKNKYLRLNRKMNRLCKKDPVLEFANVWDIMFEKRKLKAGLFLSDGLHMNANGYQLWHSVLKNHIN from the coding sequence ATGAGATTTTTGACTTTAATACTTAGTATTTGCTCCCTTAGCGTATGGTCGCAAAAAAATCCATATTTTAAAAATGAAGTCTCAAGCATTACCAAGAAGTATGAAACGGTATGGAATGCCGATCGTGACGCTATTGTTTTTACGGGTAGCTCTAGCATCAAAATGTGGAATAACATTCCTGAATTATTCCCTGACAAGCAAATTATCAATACGGGGTTTGGTGGTTCCCAAGCCATAGATTTATTGGGCTATACCGACGAATTGATTTTAAATTACCAACCTAAAAAGGTTTTTATTTACGAGGGTGATAACGATATATCAGCAAAAAAAAAGCCAAAAGAAATCATTAAAACGCTTGAACAGATCATAGCGAAAATCAAAAATCAAAATAAGGCGACTAGCATTATCATCATTTCAGCCAAACCTAGCATTTCGCGCTATCATCTAAAGAATAAATACCTACGACTCAACCGAAAAATGAATCGGCTTTGCAAAAAAGATCCGGTACTAGAATTTGCTAATGTTTGGGATATTATGTTTGAAAAAAGAAAATTAAAGGCTGGGCTTTTTTTATCGGACGGTTTACATATGAATGCTAATGGTTACCAACTTTGGCATAGTGTACTAAAAAATCATATCAATTAA
- a CDS encoding lactonase family protein, with amino-acid sequence MEQKTLETSPKTTKDQTFYVGTYTQEESKGIYKYGLSDTGVLRKIGLVATTENPSFLALSHDQKYLVAVNEVAEENGGFVTSYAIKNDSLIFINKSLSGGENPCFVGISKNGSVLVANYSSGTVGLLKLEDDGTLSELLDIQQHTGKGITERQEAPHAHSAWFEKNSEQKIIAVDLGSNELWFSEIDPSSNSFLPTSQKLAMAAGAGPRHLAFHPYENSMYVLNELDNSITLVKKIEDTYTNTSTTSTIPNDFSGFSKAADIHVSKDGKFLYASNRGHDSLAIFSINPKDGSLLLVGFEHTKIKTPRNFSLSPDNKFLIVANQDANTIIAFSRDSNTGLLRFVSEIQAPTPVCILFTEQS; translated from the coding sequence ATGGAACAAAAAACCCTTGAAACATCTCCAAAAACAACAAAGGATCAAACTTTTTACGTAGGTACGTATACCCAAGAAGAGAGCAAAGGTATTTATAAGTATGGCTTATCAGATACAGGGGTATTAAGAAAAATAGGTTTAGTAGCCACCACTGAAAACCCCTCTTTTTTAGCCCTTAGTCATGATCAGAAGTATTTGGTTGCCGTAAACGAGGTGGCCGAAGAAAATGGTGGGTTTGTAACCTCCTATGCGATTAAAAATGACAGTTTAATTTTTATAAATAAATCGTTATCGGGTGGTGAAAACCCGTGTTTTGTTGGTATTTCTAAAAATGGAAGTGTTTTAGTCGCTAATTATAGTAGTGGTACTGTTGGACTTTTAAAATTAGAAGACGATGGGACTTTAAGCGAATTATTAGACATACAACAACATACAGGAAAAGGCATTACCGAAAGACAAGAAGCACCTCATGCGCATTCGGCGTGGTTTGAAAAAAATAGCGAACAAAAAATTATTGCCGTAGACTTGGGCAGCAATGAATTGTGGTTTTCTGAAATAGACCCATCCAGCAACAGCTTTTTACCCACTAGCCAAAAATTAGCCATGGCTGCTGGAGCAGGCCCAAGACATTTAGCTTTTCATCCTTATGAAAATAGTATGTATGTTTTAAATGAATTAGACAATAGCATTACACTTGTAAAAAAAATTGAGGACACTTACACCAACACAAGCACCACAAGTACGATACCCAACGATTTTAGTGGCTTTTCCAAAGCCGCTGATATCCACGTTTCTAAAGATGGTAAATTTTTATATGCTTCGAACAGAGGGCATGATAGTTTAGCTATTTTTAGTATTAATCCTAAAGATGGCTCTTTACTATTGGTAGGGTTTGAACATACCAAGATTAAAACCCCGCGTAATTTTTCTTTATCGCCTGACAACAAATTTTTAATTGTCGCAAACCAAGATGCGAATACCATCATTGCTTTTTCACGAGATTCCAATACCGGCTTGTTGCGCTTTGTATCTGAAATACAGGCGCCGACTCCTGTTTGCATCCTGTTTACAGAACAATCATAA
- a CDS encoding GspE/PulE family protein, whose product MVNDMLHIDKKLIQLVATEQAFHYRIVPFKAENGVIYFKTDTLEVKLLSSELKIVLDTNVSLIKVPSEEINNLLSANYRQNQNRNKTTLNYTSDFLEKILMSANEIGSSDIHFEPYEKSCRVRFRLDGKLVEQFTISNDEYPSIINKIKIRASLDIAEKRLPQDGRITIKTSLTEFDIRVSTLPTLFGEKIVLRILSKDTSGIDLNNLGFSKNELKIYKEAIKKPNGMILISGPTGSGKTTTLYATLKLLNDSKTNILTIEDPIEYTLEGVNQVQLKENIGLDFANAMRTFLRQDPDIIMVGEIRDVNTANMGIRAALTGHLVLSTIHTNSAWATISRLIDMGVHSFLIASTLNLSVAQRLVRKLCTTCKQKKEVSRQKFPDDFKSAINFTHHYIAVGCTKCHHTGYQGRKAIYEIIPITKELVLMIKDNVLQIDDYLKTNNIRTLQQNAIEMINEGSTSIDEVYSMLTN is encoded by the coding sequence ATGGTAAACGACATGCTCCATATTGATAAAAAATTAATACAACTCGTTGCTACTGAGCAGGCCTTTCATTATAGAATTGTTCCATTCAAAGCTGAAAATGGCGTTATATATTTTAAGACCGATACTTTGGAGGTTAAATTATTATCCTCGGAACTAAAAATAGTTTTAGATACCAATGTCAGTCTAATTAAAGTACCGTCAGAAGAAATAAATAACTTACTTAGTGCTAATTATCGGCAAAACCAAAATAGAAACAAAACAACCCTAAACTATACGTCTGATTTTTTGGAAAAAATACTAATGTCAGCTAATGAAATTGGAAGTAGTGATATCCATTTTGAACCTTACGAGAAAAGTTGTCGAGTACGCTTTCGCTTAGATGGAAAATTAGTAGAACAGTTTACTATTTCCAACGACGAATACCCATCTATTATAAATAAAATAAAAATTCGTGCATCCCTAGACATCGCAGAGAAACGTTTACCACAAGACGGTAGAATAACCATAAAAACTAGCCTAACCGAATTTGATATTCGCGTATCTACTCTACCTACGTTATTTGGTGAGAAAATAGTGCTACGGATTCTAAGTAAAGATACTTCTGGGATTGATTTAAATAATTTAGGATTTTCAAAAAACGAACTTAAAATTTATAAAGAAGCTATCAAAAAACCTAATGGTATGATTCTGATTTCAGGACCTACGGGTTCAGGAAAAACAACGACTCTGTATGCAACTTTAAAACTTTTAAACGATAGTAAAACGAACATTCTAACTATAGAAGATCCAATAGAATACACTTTAGAAGGAGTAAATCAAGTTCAACTTAAGGAAAATATTGGTTTAGATTTTGCAAACGCTATGAGAACGTTCTTAAGGCAAGATCCTGATATTATTATGGTTGGTGAAATAAGAGATGTTAACACGGCGAACATGGGCATCAGAGCTGCACTCACAGGTCATTTAGTGCTTTCTACTATTCATACAAATTCTGCTTGGGCGACTATTTCTAGGTTAATAGATATGGGGGTTCACTCTTTTTTAATAGCGAGCACTTTAAACTTAAGTGTTGCGCAACGCTTAGTTCGTAAACTTTGTACTACTTGCAAACAAAAAAAAGAAGTAAGTAGACAAAAATTTCCAGACGATTTTAAATCAGCTATTAATTTTACACATCATTACATAGCTGTTGGTTGCACAAAATGCCATCATACAGGATATCAGGGTAGAAAAGCTATCTATGAAATCATACCCATCACGAAAGAACTTGTTCTAATGATAAAAGATAATGTTTTACAAATTGATGATTATTTAAAAACTAATAACATAAGGACCTTACAACAAAATGCCATTGAAATGATTAATGAAGGGAGTACCTCAATCGATGAAGTATATTCGATGTTAACCAACTAA
- a CDS encoding site-specific integrase codes for MQTSKTFSIHFWPSIAKAKDDFAPIYARVTVEGKRAEISLKRFTSVTYWDNRSKRTTLRTSEGKALNLYLDQVYSDLLTCHKQLLGDSIYITAQSIKARYLGEDEQHKTLLQLVSYHNINMVSVLKPGTLKNYFTTERYIKRYLKNKLKTNDVYLKQLSYKFIIDFEQFLRNGKSINSSQPLRNNGVMKHLERLKKMMNLALRLEWIHKDPFVRFSLKFAKHQRVLLSQSELEILESGKLSKDIHQNTRDVFLFSCYTGLSYIDVKLLDNNHIARGIDGNYWIFTKREKNDETVKIPILDKALEILKKYDQGLEGQKEKLLPVFSNQKINKYLKEIALILKINKKLTFHAARHTFATTVTLSNGVPIETVSKMLGHTKLSTTQIYAKVIEQKVSLDMQALRIKLNGKESIETSVSY; via the coding sequence ATGCAGACTTCGAAGACTTTTTCAATTCATTTTTGGCCTAGTATTGCCAAAGCAAAAGATGATTTTGCACCTATTTATGCACGTGTAACCGTTGAAGGAAAACGTGCTGAAATCAGTTTAAAACGATTCACATCGGTTACCTATTGGGATAATCGCTCAAAAAGGACAACTTTACGAACATCGGAGGGTAAGGCGTTGAATTTATATTTAGACCAAGTCTATTCTGATTTATTAACTTGTCACAAACAACTTTTAGGTGATTCTATTTACATTACGGCGCAATCCATTAAAGCTAGATACCTTGGAGAAGATGAACAGCACAAAACATTACTTCAGTTGGTGTCTTATCATAATATAAATATGGTTTCAGTTTTAAAGCCAGGAACCCTAAAGAACTATTTCACTACGGAACGATATATAAAACGATATTTAAAGAATAAACTAAAGACTAATGATGTTTATTTAAAACAACTATCTTATAAATTCATCATTGATTTTGAACAGTTTTTACGCAACGGAAAATCTATTAATAGTTCTCAACCCTTGAGAAATAATGGTGTTATGAAGCACTTGGAACGACTAAAAAAAATGATGAATTTGGCACTTCGATTGGAATGGATACATAAAGACCCTTTCGTAAGATTCTCGCTGAAGTTCGCAAAACATCAGCGAGTTCTTTTATCCCAATCGGAACTTGAAATTCTGGAATCTGGGAAGCTTTCAAAAGATATTCATCAAAATACGAGGGATGTTTTCCTTTTTTCTTGTTATACAGGCTTATCCTACATAGATGTAAAACTGCTTGACAACAATCACATTGCACGAGGCATTGACGGTAATTATTGGATTTTCACGAAAAGGGAAAAGAATGATGAAACTGTAAAAATTCCGATTTTAGATAAGGCTCTTGAAATCTTGAAAAAATATGACCAAGGCCTTGAAGGCCAGAAAGAAAAATTACTACCGGTATTTTCAAATCAAAAAATAAATAAATACTTGAAGGAAATAGCCTTAATTCTGAAAATAAACAAAAAATTGACCTTTCATGCGGCGCGACATACTTTCGCAACTACTGTTACCCTTTCAAACGGTGTGCCTATAGAAACCGTTTCAAAAATGTTAGGACATACAAAACTTTCAACAACCCAGATTTACGCAAAAGTGATTGAGCAAAAAGTTTCATTAGATATGCAAGCTTTACGCATAAAGTTAAATGGTAAGGAAAGCATAGAAACTAGTGTAAGTTATTAG
- a CDS encoding type II secretion system protein GspD gives MKKNLILLYFILFFLNSFSQDESRIQNIKNNLEFLAQENEGLSENLKLEINVTNITLSNFLLAISNVHKINIAIDPSLEGISLVNNFSNVTVADLLVFLCKEYDLAINFTGNIISIYKFIPEPIEQPEKEILVQFDLLNNQISLDLKNDPLEKVFRKIIDISGQNLLFTRRMENLPLTFYAKNVPFESALEKLAELNNLTFSKSRDGFYLFDTFYDSEDTNQGIIVRNNSFRDNLNYQVLDTINKLLTVDFNGTSIEKIIQEIGYDLGLDIYTATPLSQAGLVTFKAKEINFDSLLEKIFESQRSATLDSSPNKIDNNNPSQGRSQNGIQNITEINSFTYKKENDIYFFGTTNQLSVRNIEVIPMMHRSIELLGDPTSYTGSNRTAGRTNSGSVNFVGGNNLQGGFQNNQNFNNQGFNTNVGGNSNSRRINTESNSFGSYDNEVEALVKILPDDLISELDIKVDYELNSFLVSGPAANINRFKNFIKQIDKPVPVILIEVMILEVNKSSTVETGISWGIGDEPTKTQGSVFPTTDITFGAETINKVIGGFDGFGSFNVGKLIPDFFATIKAMEQNGNIKIRSTPKLSTLNGHRARLSIGETTYYVVTNQNFFGSQIPTSTEIRNYQPIDAELAISIKPLVSGNGQVTLDINVLQSDFSGERIENDAPPGLTSREFSSIIRVQNQDMVILGGLEEKIKNDSGNGVPFLARVPLIKWLFSSRKREDSKKKLTILIKPTVIY, from the coding sequence ATGAAAAAAAATCTAATATTACTTTACTTCATTCTATTTTTCTTAAATAGTTTTTCTCAAGATGAAAGTAGAATTCAAAATATTAAAAATAATTTGGAATTTCTTGCTCAAGAAAATGAAGGTTTATCTGAAAATTTAAAATTAGAAATTAATGTTACTAATATTACACTCTCTAATTTTCTGCTAGCAATATCAAATGTTCATAAAATCAATATTGCTATTGATCCAAGCCTGGAAGGAATTTCATTAGTAAATAATTTTTCTAATGTTACCGTAGCAGACTTATTAGTTTTTCTATGTAAAGAATATGATTTAGCTATCAATTTTACGGGAAATATTATCTCTATTTACAAGTTTATCCCGGAACCTATAGAACAGCCAGAAAAAGAAATTTTAGTTCAGTTTGATCTTTTAAATAATCAGATTTCTCTTGATTTAAAAAATGACCCTTTAGAAAAAGTATTTCGCAAAATTATTGACATTTCAGGTCAGAATTTACTTTTTACTAGGCGCATGGAAAATTTACCATTAACTTTTTATGCAAAGAACGTTCCCTTCGAAAGTGCTCTTGAGAAATTAGCGGAACTAAATAATTTGACTTTCTCAAAATCAAGAGATGGTTTCTATTTATTTGATACATTTTATGATTCCGAAGATACAAATCAAGGAATCATTGTTAGAAATAATTCTTTTAGAGATAATCTAAACTATCAAGTTTTAGATACTATAAATAAGCTTTTAACTGTAGATTTTAATGGTACGTCAATAGAAAAAATAATCCAAGAGATAGGATATGATTTGGGCTTAGACATCTATACCGCAACTCCTTTATCCCAGGCTGGGTTGGTTACGTTTAAAGCGAAAGAAATAAACTTCGATTCACTTTTAGAAAAAATTTTCGAAAGTCAAAGGAGCGCGACTTTGGATAGTAGCCCAAACAAAATTGATAATAATAACCCTTCCCAAGGTCGTTCACAAAATGGAATTCAAAATATAACAGAGATAAATAGCTTTACCTATAAAAAAGAAAATGATATTTATTTTTTTGGAACCACAAATCAACTAAGCGTACGAAATATAGAGGTGATACCAATGATGCATAGATCTATTGAACTGCTTGGGGATCCAACTTCATATACAGGTAGTAATAGAACCGCAGGAAGAACTAACTCCGGCAGCGTTAATTTTGTGGGTGGTAATAATTTGCAGGGAGGATTTCAAAACAATCAAAACTTCAATAATCAAGGGTTCAATACCAATGTTGGAGGAAATTCTAATTCGCGAAGAATCAATACGGAATCTAACTCTTTTGGATCATATGATAATGAAGTAGAAGCCTTAGTGAAGATATTACCTGATGACCTTATTTCTGAATTGGATATAAAAGTTGATTATGAACTTAATAGTTTCTTGGTTAGCGGTCCAGCTGCAAATATAAATAGGTTCAAAAATTTCATAAAACAAATAGATAAACCTGTTCCTGTAATTCTTATTGAAGTTATGATCTTAGAAGTAAATAAATCCTCAACGGTAGAAACAGGAATTAGTTGGGGAATTGGAGACGAACCAACAAAAACTCAAGGTTCAGTTTTCCCTACGACAGATATTACTTTTGGTGCTGAAACGATTAATAAGGTAATTGGTGGTTTTGATGGGTTTGGTTCCTTTAACGTTGGTAAGCTTATACCCGACTTTTTTGCAACAATTAAAGCAATGGAACAAAATGGAAATATAAAGATTCGTTCAACACCTAAACTTTCTACTTTAAATGGTCATAGAGCCAGATTATCTATTGGTGAAACCACCTATTATGTAGTGACAAATCAAAATTTCTTTGGTTCTCAAATCCCAACCTCTACCGAAATACGAAATTATCAACCAATAGATGCGGAATTAGCCATTAGCATAAAGCCTTTAGTGTCGGGAAATGGACAAGTTACTCTAGATATAAATGTTTTGCAATCAGATTTTAGTGGAGAAAGAATTGAAAACGATGCACCTCCTGGATTAACTTCGAGAGAGTTTAGTTCTATAATTCGTGTGCAGAATCAAGACATGGTTATTCTTGGTGGCTTAGAAGAAAAAATTAAAAATGATAGTGGCAATGGTGTTCCTTTTTTAGCTAGAGTTCCTTTAATAAAATGGCTGTTCAGTAGCAGAAAAAGAGAGGATTCCAAAAAAAAATTAACTATTTTAATTAAACCCACAGTTATCTACTAA